AACCATGTATCAACGCAAACGCTCGCCGCTGGTCAATGCCCTGTTGTGGCTCGTCATTCTCGTTGCCACCATCTGGTGTGTTTTCCCCTTCTATTGGGCCCTCGTGACTTCCTTCAAACCGCAGTCGGTCATCCTCACCAAGCCATCACTCGTCCCCTGGCTGCAATTCCGGCCCACGCTCTTCAACTGGCAGAACGAGTTCACCACCCGCTGGCCCGAGATCAGCCATGCCCTGCTCAACAGCCTGATCATCGCCATCGGCGCTGCCATCATCGCCGTGACCCTGGGTACACTGGCTGGTTACGGCCTGGCGCGTTTCCGCTTTCGGCGCTGGTCGAATCGCAACATGACGGTATGGTTCCTCTCGCAGCGCTTTCTGCCGCCGATCGTCACCGTCATCCCCTTCTTCCTCCTCATTCAGAAACTTCATCTCATCGACACCCGTCTCGGCTTGATCCTAGCCAACGCCACCTTCACCATGCCCTTTGCCGTCCTCACCCTGCGCGATGTCTTCAAAGATCTACCCATCGAACTCGAAGAATCGGCCTATGTGGATGGCGCTACCCCGTTACAGGCTTTCTGGAGCATTGCCTTGCCCCTGGCGGCGCCGGCTGTGGCCGCAGCTGCTATTATCTGCTTTGCCTTCGCCTGGAACGAGTTTCTCTTCGGTCTGATCCTCAGCTACCAGAACGCGCAGCCGATCACGGTCATCATCGCCGGCGTCGAACATACACAGGGCGTGCAATTCCATGCCGTCGCCACGCGCCTCCTGCTGGCCATTCTCCCCCCGGCCATCCTCGCCCTCGCCGCCCAACGCTACATCGTGCGCGGGTTGACGTTTGGGGCGGTGAAGGGCTAATATGACTGTGCTTCAGAGTGAAGCGGTATATCGAAACACAGACGCCTATCTTGGGATACGACACAAGTGCAAAGACACGAACTTGCCGACGCGTTACTAGCTCTCGATGAGAATCTCACCACCTCACACGATCTCATCGTCATCGGCGGCGCGGCAATGATCCTGCATTTCGGAGCGAGTCGAGCCACGCGCGATATAGATATACTCCTTCTACGGGGTGATTTGGCTGAATTGCGCAAGGCAGCGAACATCGTTGCTGAAGAATTCGGTCTTCCCAGCGATTGGCTTAGCGATGCGGCCAAAGGATTTGCCGATATATTGCCGCCCGACTTCTACCGCCGTTTGATACCTCTAGAAGGCAATTTCCGACATCTTCGACTCTGTGCACTCGGCCTACCTGATCAGACCGCCATGAAGATTATTGCTTTGCGCGAGCAGGATTTGGACGATCTCGAAGTTCTCTTGCCACAACTTTCAGAGGAAGAACGACAGGTTGTTGCCAGGATTGCGCACCATGTCGATACTTTTCGCCCCGACTGGGCGCAAAAAATGCGATACTTTCTGGAGGAACAAGGGTGGGAGATCAGCTAGATCGCCTGTTCCAAGACTGGCATCGCCTCGGTGGGGCAATTCTCCTGGCGGAGGACGCGCCCGACGCGCCTGCTCGCAGCCCAGAAGCTGTGATCGCCGAGAGCACCGCGCATTGCCGCGAATCGGGCCGCTTGACTTGGGTGGTGCTGGACTGGCTCATTCGCAACATCGATCAGGTGGATGCCAGGCGTTTGCTCCGTATGACCAGGCAAAGTGGCGATCTCTCGGTGCTCGGTCTGTTGTGTGATGCCGCTCGCCAGCGCCGCCCACACCCCAAGCTCGATCGCATCATCGCAGCTTGCAAGCCCAACGCGCAAGTCGAGCTTTTCTTTGTGCGGGTTGCGCGCAGCCCTCTGGCTGCGCGCCTGGCGCGTGACAATGCGCTTGACATTTTTCGCCGCTGGAACTATCTCAGCGATGAATTGCGCTATTTGTAGACTGAGGTGCGCGTGACCCTCCTCGGCCTCGACATCGGTATCACCGGCTGCAAAGCCGTGGCCTTCACGCCTGCGGGCGAGACGCTGGCCCAGGCTTATCGCGAATACCGGCTGCACCAGCCACACCCCGGCTGGATGGAGCTGGACCCGGAGGAGGTGTGGGAGGCAGTGGCGTTCGTCATCGCCAAGGTAGGAACGGCTGAAGCCGTTACTACAAGACCTATGACGGCGCTCAGCATCTCCACCCACGGCGAATCGGTCGTGCCGCTGGGCGCCGGGGACAGGCCGCTGTGCGGGTTCATCAGCGCCATCGACACACGAGCGGCGAAACAGGCCGGGTGGTGGGCCGAACAGGTGGGCAAGGAGCGCATCTACCGCATCACCGGCATGCCGCTGCACCCCATGTACACGGTCAACAAGCTGATGTGGCTGCGCGCTTCCGACCCCGCCACCTACGCCGCCGCCCACCGTTTTGTCTGCATGGCCGATTTCATCATCGGCCGGCTGGGCCTGCCGCCCACGATGGACTACACCCTGGCCGCCCGCACCATGGCCTTCGACATCAACCGGCTGGCCTGGTCGGATGAAATCCTGGACTTGGCCCTGGTCGATGCCGACAAACTCTCGCGGCTGCTGCCCTCCGGCGCGGTGGTGGGCGAGGTGGCGCCATTGGTGGCCCAGGCATTGGGCTTGCCCCGACGCGTCCTCGTTGTCACCGGCGGCCACGACCAGCCCTGCGGCGCTTTGGGCTGCGGCGCCATCGCCGAGGGCGTGAGCATGGATTCGACCGGGACGGTCGAGTGCGTAGGGCTGGCTTCGCCCCGGCTGGTGCTGCGCGACGAACTGCTGGCCAGCAACCTGCCCACAGCCCCGCACACCGCCCCCGGTATGTACCTGACCCTGGGTTGGACGGCCACCGCCGGCGCCCTGTTGCGCTGGTATCGCGACCAGTTTGCCCGCTTCGAGCAGCAAGAAGCCGCCCGCAAAGGCGTCGATGTCTACGACCTCATGTTGGCCGAGGCCGATCCGGGGCCGTCGCCGGTGCTGGTGCTGCCGCATTTCGTGGGCAGCGGCACGCCGGCGCTGGATGCCGCCTCCAAGGGGGCCATCCTCGGCCTCGATCTCAGTACGACGCGTGGGCAGATCCTCAAGGGCATCCTCGACAGCGTCAGCTACGAGACCAAACTGAGCCTGGATGCGATGGAGGCGGCCGGCATCGTCGTGAACGAGTTGCGCGCCTATGGCGGCGGCGCGCGCTCGCCGTTGTGGTTGCAGACCAAGGCCGACATCTTCGGCAAGCCGGTGGTGGCGATGGACGTGGCCCAGGCCCCCTGCCTGGGCGCGGCCATCCTGGCGGGAACGGCCACGGGCGTCTTCGCCAGCGTGCACGCAGGCGTGGCCCAGATGCTGCGACCGGGCCGCGTCTACGAGCCAGACCCCGCCATGCACGCCCGCTACCTGGAAAAAGCCGCCCTCTACGCTCAACTCTACCCCGCCCTCGCCGCCCTCAATCATGCTTTGTGATCCGCCAAGCACGCGAATCGCTGCTCATGCAGGCATGGAAAAATCAACACAAAGGCACAAAGGGCACAAAGATAACACAAAGACTTTGTGTTTCCTTCGCGTACTTCGTGCCTTTGTGTTAAGAGATTAGCGCTCATTCGCGTCCTTCGCGGATCACCCCAAACCCCTCGCCCGGAGAACTCCCACATGAAACGTTCCCAGATCAACGCCATCATGGGCGATGCCATCGCCTTCATGAACCAGCACCAATTCCACCTGCCGCCGTTCGCCTTCTGGTCGCCGGACGAGTGGCGGCGCAAAGGCCCCGAAGTGCGCGAGATCGTCGAGCGCGAGCTGGGCTGGGACATTACCGACTTCGGCGGGGGGCAGTACGACAAGCTGGGTCTGTTCATCTTCACCATCCGCAACGGCAACCCCGCCGACCTGCCCAAAGGCGGCGGCAAGCTCTACGCCGAGAAGCTGCTGATCGTCGATGTCGACCAGATCACGCCGTTTCATTTCCATTGGCGCAAGACCGAGGACATTATCAACCGCGGCGGCGGCAAACTGCTGCTGCAACTCTACAATTCCACGCCCGACGGCGGCCTGGCCGACACGGAGGTGGTGGTCAGCACCGACGGCGTCGTCCGCACCCTGCCGGCGGGCGGGATTGTGTCGCTGTCGCCGGGCGAGAGCATCACCCTGCCCACCGGGCTGTATCACAAATTCTGGGGGGCCGAAGGCCGGGTGCTGGTGGGCGAGGTCTCGTTGGTGAACGACGACAACACCGATAACCGTTTCCTCGACCCCATCGGTCGCTTCCCGACCATCGAGGAGGACGAAGCGCCGCTGCACTTGTTGGTCAAGGATTACGGTCGCTACTATTGAGCGTGAGATTCAGAACTCGTCATCTTCATTCGCGGCCCGAA
This genomic interval from Caldilineales bacterium contains the following:
- a CDS encoding carbohydrate ABC transporter permease, whose protein sequence is MVNALLWLVILVATIWCVFPFYWALVTSFKPQSVILTKPSLVPWLQFRPTLFNWQNEFTTRWPEISHALLNSLIIAIGAAIIAVTLGTLAGYGLARFRFRRWSNRNMTVWFLSQRFLPPIVTVIPFFLLIQKLHLIDTRLGLILANATFTMPFAVLTLRDVFKDLPIELEESAYVDGATPLQAFWSIALPLAAPAVAAAAIICFAFAWNEFLFGLILSYQNAQPITVIIAGVEHTQGVQFHAVATRLLLAILPPAILALAAQRYIVRGLTFGAVKG
- a CDS encoding D-lyxose/D-mannose family sugar isomerase translates to MKRSQINAIMGDAIAFMNQHQFHLPPFAFWSPDEWRRKGPEVREIVERELGWDITDFGGGQYDKLGLFIFTIRNGNPADLPKGGGKLYAEKLLIVDVDQITPFHFHWRKTEDIINRGGGKLLLQLYNSTPDGGLADTEVVVSTDGVVRTLPAGGIVSLSPGESITLPTGLYHKFWGAEGRVLVGEVSLVNDDNTDNRFLDPIGRFPTIEEDEAPLHLLVKDYGRYY